The DNA sequence ATTGGGTGGTAGATTTAAAAAATCTACAGCTAAAAGTATTTAGAGATTTAGTTAATAGTCATTACACATCAGAATTAACCATGAAAACTGGTCAAATTTCACCTCTTTCTTTCCCTGAAGTCAAGATAAATATTCCACAACTAATTGCGTAATAATCTATTACTATTTAATTACTGTAAAACTATTTATTAATCATTAATAAAAATCTATGACAGCAGTTATCACTAAACCGAGAGGGGAAAATATAGTTAAGTTAAATTCAGTTAGTTGGGAGACTTTTAATCGCCTTCTCAATGAATTGGGTGATAAAAGAAATCAACGTTTAACTTACCATGATCATATTTTAGAAATTATGAGTCCATTAGGAAAACACGAAAATAATAACCGTTTTATTGATGATCTTATTCGTGCGATCGCAGATGAATTAGGATTAAATCTCAAAAAATTCGGCTCACTCACTCTAAAATCTGAGCAATTTCAACAAGCAGTAGAGCCTGATTCTTGTTATTATTTACAAAATGAACCAAAGGTAAGAAATA is a window from the Cyanobacterium sp. Dongsha4 genome containing:
- a CDS encoding Uma2 family endonuclease; translation: MTAVITKPRGENIVKLNSVSWETFNRLLNELGDKRNQRLTYHDHILEIMSPLGKHENNNRFIDDLIRAIADELGLNLKKFGSLTLKSEQFQQAVEPDSCYYLQNEPKVRNKQQIDLTIDPPPDLVLEIDITSGSLHKLPIYANLGIPEIWRYDGEKLTVFILEKETNNHRELEESLAFPFINIDLIPKLIQQSLIDGETAVLRAFRKYIKNI